In Quercus robur chromosome 10, dhQueRobu3.1, whole genome shotgun sequence, a genomic segment contains:
- the LOC126703246 gene encoding NAC domain-containing protein 54 has protein sequence MAPVGLPPGFRFHPTDEELVNYYLKRKINGQEIELDIIPEVDLYKCEPWELAEKSFLPSRDPEWYFFGPRDRKYPNGFRTNRATRAGYWKSTGKDRRVTCQSRPIGMKKTLVYYRGRAPQGIRTDWVMHEYRLDDKECEDPSGIQDTYALCRVFKKNGICSEVEEQGQCSLSLLESSQGVINEYETMSPDVTMASSSCLDEEDKDDSWMQFITDDAWCSSNAAVGGGGGEEVSRVAFTN, from the exons atggCACCGGTCGGACTACCTCCTGGTTTTAGGTTCCATCCGACCGACGAAGAGCTTGTGAATTATTATCTCAAGAGGAAAATCAACGGCCAAGAAATCGAACTTGACATTATTCCTGAGGTTGATCTCTACAAATGCGAACCATGGGAGTTAGCAG aaaaatcatttttgccAAGTAGAGACCCAGAATGGTACTTCTTTGGACCCCGGGATCGAAAATACCCAAATGGATTTAGAACAAATAGAGCAACTCGAGCAGGATATTGGAAATCAACTGGAAAGGACAGAAGGGTTACATGCCAGAGCCGACCCATTGGAATGAAGAAGACGTTGGTTTACTACAGAGGACGAGCGCCTCAGGGGATTAGAACTGACTGGGTTATGCATGAATATCGCCTTGACGACAAGGAATGTGAGGACCCCTCCGGAATTCAG GATACGTATGCGCTTTGTCGCGTGTTCAAGAAAAATGGAATCTGTTCTGAAGTAGAAGAGCAAGGGCAATGTAGTTTATCATTACTTGAGAGCTCACAGGGTGTAATAAACGAGTATGAAACCATGTCTCCAGATGTTACCATGGCATCATCATCATGCTTGGATGAGGAAGACAAAGATGATTCGTGGATGCAGTTCATCACAGACGATGCATGGTGTTCTTCTAACGCAgctgtgggtggtggtggtggtgaagaagTCTCTCGCGTGGCATTCACAAATTAA